A DNA window from Legionella sp. MW5194 contains the following coding sequences:
- the ttcA gene encoding tRNA 2-thiocytidine(32) synthetase TtcA, producing MSSTPSQVEKKLLHYTGKAIADFNMIQRGDRVMVCLSGGKDSFTLLTLLHTLRKRSNNKFDVFAFTLDQAQPGWDDSRLRQWLADRNIPHEILTRDTYSIVKEKIPEGKTYCSLCSRLRRGIIYRYAEEQGYTKIALGHHRDDLIRTLLMSILYNGDTRSMPPKLLSDNKKHIVIRPLCYVQERDIITFAKEQAYPIIPCNLCGSQENLMRKRVGRLIDELAEENPKVPSNILHALQSIKPSQLMDQDLWQFKHLEKELVTGAARDTEAVFSHDELPSEEEVETAL from the coding sequence ATGTCCTCCACTCCGTCTCAAGTTGAAAAAAAATTATTGCATTACACAGGCAAGGCTATTGCTGATTTTAATATGATCCAACGCGGTGATCGCGTGATGGTCTGCCTGTCAGGCGGTAAGGATTCCTTCACGCTGCTGACCCTGCTGCATACCCTGCGCAAACGCTCAAACAATAAATTTGATGTCTTTGCTTTTACCCTTGATCAGGCCCAGCCTGGCTGGGATGACAGCCGCCTGCGCCAATGGCTTGCTGACAGGAACATTCCGCACGAAATCCTTACCCGCGACACGTACAGCATCGTCAAGGAAAAAATACCTGAAGGGAAAACCTATTGTTCACTGTGTTCGCGTTTAAGACGAGGAATTATTTACCGTTACGCGGAAGAGCAGGGTTACACCAAAATTGCGCTCGGCCATCATCGTGATGATTTAATCCGCACGTTGCTGATGTCCATTCTTTACAATGGCGATACACGCTCCATGCCGCCCAAATTGTTAAGCGACAATAAAAAGCACATTGTTATCCGCCCCCTTTGTTATGTGCAGGAACGCGACATCATCACCTTTGCCAAAGAGCAGGCTTACCCCATTATCCCCTGCAACCTGTGCGGTTCTCAGGAAAATTTAATGCGCAAGCGGGTAGGCAGGCTGATTGATGAGCTGGCTGAAGAAAATCCCAAAGTACCCAGTAATATTCTGCACGCCTTGCAAAGCATCAAGCCCAGCCAACTGATGGATCAGGATTTGTGGCAGTTTAAACACCTGGAGAAAGAATTAGTCACTGGCGCGGCAAGAGACACAGAGGCTGTTTTTTCTCATGATGAACTCCCGAGCGAAGAAGAGGTTGAAACGGCGCTTTAA
- a CDS encoding ABC transporter ATP-binding protein, with the protein MSQTAEIKHLRVGFETAETTITAVDDISFNLMPGETMALLGESGCGKSLTSLALMRLLPSYGVYGQDSEVQVQGEDLLRLPESMMRQLRGRRLAIIFQEPMTALNPVLKIGEQLAEALAQSNKKLNHASLQKRMVSLLKEVEIPEPELRLNQYPHQLSGGQKQRVVIAMALANHPEILIADEPTTALDVTIQAQILQLLKKLQQEHQMSMLLITHDLSVVKAVADRVSVMYAGQLVEQATVDEFFSQIKHPYSQQLFASLPEFNKRGHRLQTIAGSVPTLDAMPAGCRFHPRCAHRFAPCDAIEPVLQEVDQRLVRCHLYPEHHEPPPLQEVRQRWEKQAVTDEVILRAENLRVDFILGKRLFHKGQVLHAVDDLSLTLRRGKTLALVGESGCGKTTASRALLRLLPITSGEIVYRDQNIRTLRGKALRDYRKKVQIVFQDPFSSMNPRMTVGEIIAEGMQAQGMAAKRIAERQHWLLERVNLPQQSLDRYPHQFSGGQRQRICIARALATEPDIVICDEPTSALDVSVQAQILNLLKELQQELGMAYLFITHNMAVVSYMADDVMVMRKGRCVEEGSCEAIFKHPQQAYTRQLLASVLQI; encoded by the coding sequence ATGTCGCAAACTGCTGAAATTAAACATCTTCGTGTTGGTTTTGAGACGGCTGAAACGACCATAACGGCGGTCGATGACATCAGTTTTAATTTAATGCCGGGCGAGACCATGGCTCTGCTTGGTGAGTCAGGTTGCGGCAAATCCTTAACGTCGCTGGCACTTATGCGCCTGTTGCCGTCTTATGGGGTGTATGGTCAGGACAGCGAGGTGCAGGTTCAGGGAGAGGATTTGCTAAGGCTGCCGGAATCCATGATGCGGCAGTTACGGGGGCGACGATTGGCGATCATTTTTCAGGAACCGATGACGGCGTTAAATCCGGTACTGAAAATAGGGGAACAATTGGCTGAAGCCCTTGCGCAAAGTAATAAAAAATTAAACCATGCGTCCTTGCAAAAACGCATGGTGTCCCTGTTAAAAGAAGTCGAAATTCCAGAACCCGAGTTACGCTTAAACCAATACCCTCATCAATTGTCGGGCGGACAAAAGCAACGGGTTGTCATTGCCATGGCACTGGCTAATCATCCTGAAATCCTGATCGCTGACGAACCCACAACCGCGCTTGATGTCACTATCCAGGCGCAGATCCTGCAATTGCTTAAAAAACTTCAACAGGAGCATCAGATGAGCATGCTGCTCATCACCCACGATTTGAGCGTGGTGAAGGCCGTGGCGGATCGTGTGAGTGTGATGTATGCGGGGCAATTGGTTGAACAAGCCACGGTTGATGAGTTTTTTAGCCAGATTAAACACCCTTATTCGCAGCAGTTGTTTGCTTCTTTACCGGAGTTTAATAAGCGGGGGCATCGGTTACAGACGATTGCGGGAAGTGTACCGACTCTCGATGCCATGCCCGCCGGCTGCCGTTTTCACCCGCGTTGTGCTCATCGTTTTGCCCCTTGTGATGCCATTGAACCTGTCCTGCAGGAAGTGGATCAGCGATTGGTGCGTTGCCACCTGTATCCTGAGCACCATGAGCCGCCGCCGCTTCAGGAGGTGCGACAACGCTGGGAAAAACAGGCGGTGACTGATGAGGTGATTCTTCGGGCTGAAAATCTCCGTGTCGACTTTATTCTGGGCAAGCGCCTTTTTCATAAAGGTCAGGTGCTTCATGCTGTCGATGATCTGTCACTGACCTTGCGCCGCGGTAAAACCCTGGCCTTGGTGGGTGAATCCGGTTGCGGTAAAACAACGGCGAGCCGTGCCTTGTTGCGACTGTTGCCGATTACATCAGGGGAAATCGTTTACCGTGATCAGAATATCAGGACGCTGCGGGGCAAGGCGTTACGCGATTACCGTAAAAAGGTACAGATAGTCTTTCAGGATCCGTTTTCGTCCATGAACCCGCGCATGACGGTCGGGGAAATTATTGCCGAGGGCATGCAGGCTCAGGGGATGGCGGCTAAACGAATTGCAGAGAGGCAGCATTGGTTACTGGAGCGGGTGAATTTACCGCAACAAAGTCTGGATCGTTACCCTCATCAATTTTCAGGCGGTCAGCGGCAACGCATCTGCATCGCCCGCGCATTAGCCACTGAACCTGACATTGTCATCTGTGACGAGCCTACCAGTGCGCTCGATGTCTCAGTTCAGGCTCAGATTTTAAATCTGCTCAAAGAGTTGCAGCAGGAGTTGGGCATGGCTTATTTGTTTATTACTCATAACATGGCCGTGGTGTCCTACATGGCCGATGACGTCATGGTCATGCGTAAGGGCCGCTGCGTGGAAGAAGGATCCTGCGAAGCGATCTTTAAGCACCCACAGCAGGCGTATACGCGGCAATTGTTAGCCAGTGTGTTGCAGATTTAA
- a CDS encoding endonuclease/exonuclease/phosphatase family protein produces the protein MPPRLHPLFPTLDEVEKNPDLAYSDHLPILTQVPLARGKKPLTMISLNILGTSACSGIHAKNTKEDTAKRHQRIITGLAKGIKKHKAEVLFLQEAGESVVEDLRAALGDDWEIKAEFNTGLVTCYSKKRFEELSTQLDRKMRIRSVRVKDKDNKGLTLDFHNTWGIYSAFPDGHEKAYGTLLTDTKSEVSIILGDTNSRLAPLDDAPRNIITGVIPNELNQPYGLPPDAQNGDHPDGGFYRDATGIHQLETHVLDFESGNVVVDSRPIDEIKPHLEFRMIMCLDDSYKKSKEINDETIFDYEQNLRQQLGKPDILVRMAADTFNHKAIAIRFPRYTVGQQSLPCNDFTFIKTTLPDCQFQTIEDQGQRFDCVFVPLAQADTLHATIQAISLPAQTKKMEALEAISRRIAELGQWHQHLLLDPSAKIESLNALHTKIQNADITSLDGIRGLVEQWEKEKSTLEINGKKIDNGALMSMHRNRFFSSHRPDTSTKSAELLQSIKK, from the coding sequence ATGCCACCCCGCTTGCATCCGCTTTTCCCAACACTTGATGAAGTAGAGAAAAATCCGGACCTTGCTTACTCGGATCATCTACCCATCCTGACCCAGGTTCCATTGGCCAGAGGCAAAAAACCCTTGACTATGATCTCGCTTAATATTCTTGGGACTTCAGCGTGTTCGGGTATTCATGCCAAAAACACGAAAGAAGATACAGCCAAACGTCATCAGCGGATTATTACCGGTTTAGCCAAGGGGATAAAAAAGCACAAGGCGGAGGTTCTATTCCTGCAGGAAGCCGGTGAGTCGGTTGTCGAGGATTTACGCGCAGCACTTGGGGACGACTGGGAGATCAAGGCTGAGTTTAACACCGGGCTGGTCACATGCTACTCCAAAAAACGTTTTGAAGAACTGTCGACTCAATTGGATCGTAAAATGAGAATACGTTCAGTGAGAGTTAAAGATAAGGATAACAAAGGGTTAACCCTTGATTTTCACAATACCTGGGGTATTTACAGTGCTTTTCCTGACGGTCACGAGAAGGCATACGGCACGCTGTTAACGGATACAAAAAGTGAGGTGTCCATTATTCTCGGTGACACCAACTCTCGTCTAGCCCCCCTTGATGATGCCCCACGCAATATCATAACCGGCGTGATACCCAACGAACTGAATCAACCTTATGGGCTACCGCCCGATGCCCAGAATGGGGACCATCCAGACGGTGGATTCTATCGCGATGCCACCGGTATCCATCAATTAGAAACCCACGTGCTTGATTTTGAATCAGGCAATGTGGTTGTCGATTCGCGCCCTATCGACGAAATCAAGCCTCATCTTGAATTCCGCATGATCATGTGTCTCGATGACAGCTACAAAAAGAGTAAGGAAATCAATGATGAAACGATCTTTGACTATGAACAGAACTTACGCCAGCAATTAGGAAAACCAGACATTTTAGTGCGTATGGCCGCTGACACATTCAATCACAAAGCCATTGCCATTCGTTTTCCTCGATACACTGTCGGTCAGCAATCCTTGCCTTGCAACGATTTTACCTTTATTAAAACCACACTGCCTGACTGTCAATTCCAAACCATTGAAGATCAAGGGCAGCGTTTTGACTGTGTCTTTGTGCCTCTCGCTCAGGCCGATACCCTTCATGCAACGATACAGGCCATTTCTCTTCCGGCCCAAACTAAAAAAATGGAAGCACTGGAAGCCATAAGCAGACGGATCGCTGAACTTGGTCAGTGGCATCAGCACCTCTTGCTGGATCCCTCGGCCAAGATTGAAAGCTTAAACGCCTTGCATACCAAAATTCAAAACGCAGACATTACCTCTCTGGATGGCATTCGCGGCCTGGTTGAGCAATGGGAAAAAGAAAAGTCCACGTTAGAAATAAATGGCAAAAAAATAGACAATGGTGCGTTGATGAGCATGCATCGTAATCGCTTTTTCTCGTCTCATCGCCCGGATACCAGCACCAAAAGCGCCGAATTATTGCAAAGCATTAAGAAATGA
- a CDS encoding proline--tRNA ligase, whose product MRVSQWYLNTLRETPNDAEIVSHQLMLRAGLIRKLGSGLYTWMPLGLKVMRKVEQIVREEMNRSNAMEVLMPAIQPAELWQETGRWDTFGGLLLTMTDSNGRDYCYGPTHEEVITDIMRNELRSYKQLPVNFYQIQTKFRDEIRPRFGVMRAREFIMKDAYSFHLTQESLQQTYDDMYFAYCRIFDRLGLKYRAVEADTGAIGGSASHEFQVLADSGEDLIFYSDQSDYAANVEQATSLIPDPVRHPHSEALRLVDTVGKKTIDEVATLLGIQPEDMVKTLIVEGHDHPLVALVLRGNDELNEIKAAKHPLVKSPLRFADDETIKKQLKAPVGSLGPINLSIPVIVDHHAFALPSFACGANHADKHYLNASWARDAESIETFDLRNVKEGDLSPDGKGRLRACRGIEVGHVFQLGDKYAKAMKAAVLNEEGQLQTMIMGCYGLGVSRVVAAAIEQHHDERGIIWPPSMAPFQLVLIPVNANRSEQVRETAEKLYEEFKAKGVDVLLDDRNERPGVLFADSDLMGIPHRLVISERHLQDESVEYKARNSETISTIKLQDLPAFITQLISH is encoded by the coding sequence ATGCGTGTGTCGCAATGGTATTTAAACACCCTAAGGGAAACCCCGAACGATGCAGAAATTGTCTCTCATCAACTAATGCTTAGAGCCGGCCTCATCCGCAAACTGGGATCAGGACTCTACACCTGGATGCCGCTTGGTTTAAAGGTCATGCGCAAAGTTGAACAAATTGTGCGTGAAGAAATGAATCGCAGCAACGCCATGGAAGTATTGATGCCCGCCATTCAACCCGCCGAACTCTGGCAGGAAACCGGGCGATGGGATACCTTTGGCGGCCTGTTGTTAACCATGACAGACAGCAACGGTCGGGATTATTGCTATGGCCCGACACACGAAGAAGTCATCACCGACATCATGCGCAACGAATTGCGCTCTTACAAGCAGTTACCGGTCAATTTTTACCAGATTCAAACCAAATTCCGCGATGAAATCAGGCCGCGATTCGGGGTGATGCGCGCGCGCGAATTCATTATGAAGGATGCTTATTCATTCCACTTGACGCAGGAATCTCTACAACAGACTTACGATGACATGTATTTTGCCTATTGCCGAATTTTTGATCGGCTTGGTTTGAAGTATCGCGCGGTTGAAGCTGACACTGGCGCCATTGGCGGCTCCGCGTCGCACGAATTTCAGGTGCTTGCGGATTCCGGTGAAGATTTAATTTTTTACAGTGATCAGAGCGACTATGCGGCCAACGTCGAACAAGCGACCAGTTTAATACCCGACCCTGTACGGCATCCACACTCGGAAGCCCTTCGTCTGGTGGATACCGTGGGCAAAAAGACCATTGACGAGGTGGCGACCCTGCTTGGCATTCAACCGGAAGACATGGTAAAAACTTTAATTGTTGAAGGCCATGACCATCCGCTGGTGGCCCTGGTGCTGCGCGGCAATGATGAATTGAATGAAATCAAAGCGGCCAAGCACCCCCTGGTTAAATCGCCGCTTCGCTTTGCTGATGATGAAACCATTAAAAAACAATTGAAAGCCCCGGTTGGATCTTTGGGACCGATTAATCTATCCATCCCCGTCATTGTGGATCATCACGCGTTTGCCCTGCCCTCGTTTGCCTGTGGTGCGAATCATGCCGACAAGCATTACCTCAATGCCTCCTGGGCGCGTGATGCCGAGTCGATTGAAACGTTTGATTTGCGCAACGTCAAAGAAGGCGATTTAAGTCCCGATGGTAAAGGCCGCCTGCGCGCCTGCCGCGGCATTGAAGTCGGTCATGTGTTCCAGTTGGGTGACAAATACGCGAAAGCGATGAAAGCAGCGGTATTGAATGAAGAAGGGCAATTACAGACCATGATCATGGGCTGTTACGGACTTGGCGTGTCCCGTGTAGTCGCCGCTGCCATCGAACAACACCATGACGAACGCGGTATCATTTGGCCGCCCTCCATGGCCCCTTTTCAACTGGTCCTTATCCCGGTCAATGCTAACCGATCTGAACAGGTTCGTGAAACTGCGGAGAAATTGTACGAGGAGTTTAAAGCAAAAGGGGTTGATGTCTTACTGGATGACCGCAACGAGCGACCCGGCGTTTTGTTTGCCGACAGCGACTTAATGGGTATTCCACACCGTTTAGTCATCAGTGAACGTCACCTGCAGGACGAATCGGTGGAATACAAGGCCCGCAACAGTGAAACCATTTCCACCATTAAATTGCAGGATTTGCCTGCGTTCATTACGCAATTAATCAGTCACTGA
- a CDS encoding bifunctional SulP family inorganic anion transporter/carbonic anhydrase produces MTDAMTNGLRKLRVYKSRHLKFDFVAAIVVFLVAVPLCLGIALASGAPLFSGILSGIIGGIVVGSLSGSQVSVSGPAAGMAAVVLTAISQLGDFNTFLLALTLAGILQIIVGGLRAGLVADYVPSNVVQGLLCAIGILLIIKQLPLTFTHSTDLTELKAHLLETTEGFNLNPFYDLSYHINYGACLISLISFAILIFFDKTKLKLLQNVPAPIIVVAAGILINELFNLTQSSLVQDNPHLVNIPHTNGYTNLFSQFTFPDWTSWKNPKVYLYAFVIAIVASLESLLNVKAGERLDKKHRYCSKDQELIAQGAGNLVAGLVGGIPVTSVIVRTSVNIQAGARSKLSTIFHGFFLLFAVVLIPELLNKIPLSSLAVILIFTGYKLTKPAIYRQIYAQGMDRFIPFIATVFSIVVFNLLAGIMIGLAVSLYYILKSNSQARLDIVKEFYPNGVTSRLILPQQISFLNKASLIAELDSIPRNSQLIIDARHSTYIDKEIIELIKEFQQEQAPLKQISLNLTGFKDHYDIHNYIDFINVTTYDVQSNLSPAEVLVVLREGNQRFLSDTRIHRTTKIDIQYTAKTQHPIAVVLGCIDSRVPVETIFDMSFGDLFCIRIAGNVINNDILASMEYACNVVGAKLIVVLGHTRCGAIQSACDGVKKGHITELLDKIKPAVEAESGTSEHRNGQNSEFVRHVTTLNIANTLQQVYTRSDILRGMIDEDSIALIGAVYDVESGRVQFDDFGTELLQLSHKSGPVLGEKIKQLLHDADTAHARETQEHHASSPQPTT; encoded by the coding sequence ATGACTGACGCAATGACAAACGGCCTGCGCAAGTTACGCGTATACAAAAGCAGACATCTCAAGTTTGATTTTGTTGCAGCAATTGTTGTCTTTCTGGTCGCTGTTCCTTTATGTCTTGGGATTGCTCTGGCTTCAGGAGCCCCTCTTTTTTCCGGTATTTTAAGCGGTATCATCGGCGGCATTGTCGTAGGCTCTTTAAGCGGCTCGCAGGTCAGTGTCAGCGGGCCGGCCGCCGGTATGGCTGCTGTCGTGTTGACCGCTATTTCGCAACTGGGCGATTTTAATACCTTTCTCCTGGCCCTGACCTTGGCCGGGATTTTACAAATCATCGTTGGCGGCCTGCGCGCGGGGCTTGTCGCGGATTATGTGCCGTCCAATGTCGTGCAGGGCTTATTGTGTGCCATTGGTATTCTGCTCATCATCAAGCAACTGCCCTTAACCTTTACCCACTCCACGGACTTGACTGAGTTAAAGGCACACTTGCTTGAAACTACCGAAGGCTTTAACTTAAATCCGTTTTACGATTTGTCGTATCATATTAATTACGGAGCCTGTCTGATTTCCTTAATTTCCTTTGCCATTCTGATTTTTTTCGATAAGACAAAACTTAAGTTACTGCAAAATGTACCCGCACCGATTATTGTCGTGGCCGCCGGCATCCTCATCAATGAATTGTTCAATCTGACCCAGTCATCCCTGGTGCAAGATAACCCGCACCTGGTTAACATTCCTCATACCAACGGCTACACGAACCTCTTTAGCCAGTTTACTTTTCCTGACTGGACGTCCTGGAAAAACCCCAAAGTCTACCTGTATGCCTTTGTCATCGCCATTGTCGCGTCTTTAGAAAGTCTTTTGAACGTCAAGGCGGGGGAAAGGCTGGATAAAAAACACCGTTATTGCTCCAAGGATCAGGAATTGATTGCTCAGGGTGCGGGTAATTTAGTTGCAGGCCTGGTGGGCGGCATCCCCGTTACTTCGGTTATTGTCAGAACGTCGGTTAACATTCAAGCGGGCGCCCGCTCGAAATTGTCCACCATTTTTCACGGTTTTTTTCTTCTTTTTGCAGTGGTGTTAATCCCTGAATTACTCAACAAAATCCCCTTGTCATCCCTCGCTGTCATTCTGATTTTCACCGGTTATAAATTAACCAAGCCGGCCATCTACCGTCAGATTTATGCTCAAGGAATGGACCGATTCATTCCATTTATTGCCACCGTGTTCAGCATTGTGGTGTTCAACCTGTTGGCCGGCATCATGATCGGCTTGGCAGTGAGCCTTTATTACATTCTCAAATCCAACAGCCAGGCACGCCTTGACATCGTCAAGGAATTTTATCCCAATGGCGTCACCAGCCGTCTTATCCTGCCCCAGCAGATAAGCTTCCTTAACAAAGCCTCGCTGATTGCCGAATTAGACTCCATCCCACGCAATTCACAATTGATTATTGATGCACGTCATTCCACCTACATCGACAAGGAAATCATTGAGCTCATCAAGGAATTTCAACAGGAACAGGCTCCTTTGAAGCAAATCTCCCTGAATTTGACTGGCTTTAAAGATCATTACGACATTCATAATTACATTGACTTTATTAATGTCACGACCTATGACGTGCAAAGCAACCTTTCACCCGCCGAAGTGCTGGTGGTGTTGCGGGAAGGCAATCAGCGTTTCTTAAGCGATACCCGCATCCATCGTACCACCAAGATTGACATTCAATACACAGCCAAGACCCAGCACCCCATTGCCGTCGTTCTAGGCTGCATTGATTCACGTGTTCCCGTGGAAACCATTTTTGACATGAGCTTTGGCGACTTATTCTGTATTCGCATTGCCGGCAATGTCATTAATAATGATATTTTAGCCAGCATGGAATACGCCTGTAATGTCGTGGGTGCGAAACTCATTGTTGTCCTGGGCCACACCCGCTGCGGGGCAATTCAGTCCGCCTGCGATGGTGTTAAGAAAGGCCATATTACGGAATTACTCGATAAAATTAAACCCGCTGTGGAGGCAGAGTCGGGTACCAGCGAACACCGAAACGGCCAAAACAGTGAATTCGTAAGGCACGTGACGACGTTAAACATCGCCAATACCCTGCAACAGGTCTACACGCGCAGCGACATCCTGCGCGGCATGATTGATGAAGACAGCATTGCTCTGATTGGCGCTGTGTATGATGTCGAAAGTGGCCGAGTCCAGTTTGACGATTTTGGTACTGAGTTATTGCAGCTCAGCCACAAGTCAGGTCCCGTCCTTGGTGAGAAAATTAAACAATTACTTCACGATGCGGACACTGCCCATGCTAGAGAAACGCAGGAACATCACGCGTCATCGCCTCAACCCACGACTTAA
- a CDS encoding LysR family transcriptional regulator, producing MNTLLLMQTFCKVAEYRSFHAAANALGISPAAVSKQITSLEDTLGVTLFERTTRKVALTVIGEAYYGEAQAVLLALEQSNNLIAGYKSQPEGLLRVMSSRYFAEHIILPRMPSFSQQYPNVRLDLQIAEEVPHLLQEGLDVVFGMSTAVASNAVQKKITTTRYVLCASPHYLQQYGHPKRIEDLKPHRFITHKMRTPNGSWTFPGGETVVFEPAVYVNDAATMAALAVSGMGLAFLHHYQVAQQLAEGQLLEVLPEQRLPIIAVFLYYHPGRFLQPKIKSWVEAMTRDVPAFL from the coding sequence ATGAACACCCTACTGCTAATGCAGACTTTTTGCAAGGTGGCCGAATACCGCAGCTTCCATGCGGCGGCCAATGCGCTGGGTATTTCACCGGCGGCAGTCAGTAAACAGATTACCTCGCTCGAAGACACCCTGGGGGTGACTCTGTTTGAACGAACCACGCGTAAAGTGGCCTTAACGGTCATCGGGGAAGCCTATTATGGCGAGGCACAGGCTGTTCTTCTGGCGCTTGAGCAATCAAATAACCTGATTGCCGGATACAAATCACAACCCGAGGGGTTATTGCGGGTCATGAGTTCGCGCTATTTTGCTGAGCACATCATTTTACCCCGTATGCCCTCCTTTAGTCAGCAATACCCCAACGTACGCCTTGATTTGCAGATTGCGGAAGAAGTACCGCATCTTCTTCAGGAAGGTCTGGATGTGGTGTTTGGCATGTCAACTGCCGTGGCCTCCAATGCGGTGCAGAAAAAAATCACCACCACACGCTATGTGTTGTGCGCTTCACCGCATTACTTACAGCAATACGGTCATCCGAAGCGGATTGAGGATTTAAAGCCGCATCGTTTTATTACTCATAAAATGAGGACGCCGAATGGCAGTTGGACTTTTCCCGGTGGCGAAACCGTGGTTTTTGAACCGGCTGTGTACGTTAATGACGCGGCCACCATGGCGGCTTTAGCCGTGAGCGGGATGGGTCTTGCGTTTTTGCATCATTATCAAGTGGCTCAACAGTTGGCAGAAGGGCAGTTGCTTGAGGTATTGCCTGAGCAGAGGCTGCCCATTATTGCAGTCTTTCTTTATTATCATCCGGGCCGCTTTTTGCAGCCCAAGATTAAGTCGTGGGTTGAGGCGATGACGCGTGATGTTCCTGCGTTTCTCTAG
- a CDS encoding LysR substrate-binding domain-containing protein — translation MNLRDLQYFVVLAKIEHFGEAARQCFVSQPTLSMQIKKLEDELGVQLFERDNKRVMLTDSGRSLLGRAKAILSQVAEMKEMANAARDPFAGELHLGAIPTVAPYLLPLIMPGIQSHFPKLKIWLIEDKTHHLVQRLQEGTLDAAIMALPVPGDFEHHVLFEEPFYFACSPDYPLPAGRPVQLEQLAGQPIMLLEEGHCLREQAMSICQTVKAETTVDFTATSLETLRLMVQAGRGVTLMPALAVRGVAENELKILPFANPTASRCIALFWRGSSAKRRCLVAMAEVIHDRMATLLPFERP, via the coding sequence ATGAACTTACGTGATCTGCAGTATTTTGTGGTTTTAGCCAAAATTGAGCATTTTGGCGAAGCCGCAAGGCAATGTTTTGTCAGCCAGCCGACGTTAAGCATGCAGATTAAGAAGCTGGAGGACGAGTTGGGCGTGCAGTTGTTTGAACGCGATAACAAGCGGGTAATGCTCACCGATTCTGGCCGTTCGCTGCTTGGGCGGGCTAAGGCTATTCTCTCGCAGGTTGCCGAAATGAAAGAGATGGCTAATGCCGCACGCGACCCCTTCGCCGGTGAATTGCATCTGGGCGCTATTCCTACAGTGGCGCCTTACCTGTTGCCGCTTATTATGCCGGGTATTCAAAGCCATTTCCCTAAATTAAAAATCTGGCTGATTGAGGATAAAACCCATCATTTAGTACAACGCCTGCAGGAAGGGACGCTGGATGCCGCCATCATGGCTTTGCCAGTGCCTGGGGATTTCGAGCATCATGTGCTTTTCGAGGAACCCTTTTATTTTGCCTGTTCCCCCGATTACCCTTTACCCGCCGGACGGCCTGTCCAACTTGAGCAATTGGCCGGACAGCCCATCATGCTTCTTGAAGAAGGGCATTGCCTGCGTGAGCAGGCCATGTCGATTTGCCAGACCGTCAAAGCAGAAACCACGGTTGATTTTACCGCCACAAGCCTTGAAACCCTGCGGCTCATGGTGCAGGCAGGCCGGGGCGTCACCCTGATGCCGGCGCTGGCGGTGCGGGGTGTTGCCGAGAACGAATTAAAAATTCTGCCTTTCGCCAACCCCACCGCGTCTCGCTGCATTGCGTTATTCTGGCGCGGCAGTAGCGCCAAGCGGCGTTGCCTTGTGGCCATGGCAGAGGTGATTCATGACCGAATGGCCACTCTCCTGCCGTTTGAGCGCCCGTGA